GGGTTAGTTAGTAAAGGGTTTCCAAAAAAGGTTGTTGTGTTGAAACTTTGGAGTTTGGGTTGTCTGAGACGCATGTAGCAGGAAGTGGTTGGTACGTGCgttgttgttgttttggttAGAGTTTCCGTGTTATTGACCAATGATTCCTATGTGAGCTTTTGGTATATTCTTACTCTTGAAAACGGATGATTCAAATTCTAAGCAGCACTTTTGTTTGCGTGTGGCTCCAGACAGCTAAACCAGATTCACTTGGAAtgctaatttttgtttttctttcatgttTCATCTTTCGAGAGTCATTAGTCAATGGTATAATTCAAGAATTTCTATAATTTCTCTGTcttctcttcaaaattttgacccAATCTTTAATCTCTTTCACGATTCAAGCATACCTTAGAGCTTATGGCATAAGGGCAACACATTTAATATCAAATTCTCAAATAGAGTGAATTCAATTTCTACCCTATTTTAGAATCAATCTTTGATTTGGATGCATGTGATGTCTTTAGTCTCACGTGATCTTAAGAAGTTCTTTAAAAATCCTTATTCTAATTCTAAGATGTGCTTGAATTATTAATGATAGTTTAGGATAGATAGAGACAATAGAGGTATAAGTCTACTCTTTCCTTTTGAATTACAACTTAATATCTACATTTGGAGAATTGTACTGTATACTATACTTGTACctattgatatatttatgtaattGCCACTTAATAATGGTTATCatgatataatttgatttttaagtttttaaaagtactttcaagaaatataaacaacaataaataattaaattaaaaaattaatttaaaaataacatggTGTTAGGTATAAGTCCCATTTTTTAGCTCAATAAGTGATTTTGACCTAACCTTTTCATGGGTCCAAGGCTAACCCATTAAGGGACCCAATACTCCTTTCCAGCTCCTAACCCCTTTCATTCTGTCTCATTTCCAGAAATCagctctctctctccctctcttttCTTCACCAAAGTGCTCTCCTAGGGTTTTGAGCAAGCATTCTTTACGGGCTAAGTTACGAGTTCCCTCCAACTTCCTAAGCTGCTTGGTTATTGTTGCTCCTCTGCTAAAAATCTTATTCGTAGCCTTCAGCCCAAAAAGGTAAGGGGATCTACACCTTGTATTCacgtgatttttattttatgtgattagTGTTTTGTGGAATGAGACAAGATTGGGGAAACATTAATTTTTGGTgtatttctgagttaggggttcaaatattcatgaaactgatatttgacgttattttTTGTATTCTGGAAGCGTTGAGTGGTCGCTGGGCGAGTGCTTTGGTCGCTGGGCGACTTTGTCTTTTATCTGATATGcacagttttagtaaaattgactctCCCAAcgcattaaccgttggattgagctcaaatttagacatttggttcataacatgctattttgtgGTTTGAAcggttggatcgtcgattagatgtttgtagcttgagaaatgtgtcacgcattactacaatgattttggttttgtgataataaattttcttataaattttggtgtaagaattatgattgtgttgtgcttgattgtatggaattgcaggtacttaaatgttgacactcatttgggatgaatactattttgtgttatatgtatgtcatggtatgcatttataaagtatgagattaaatgaaatcttgttatgttgagtatgaaatggaaaacatgacttgTTTGGTTGGTGGTGGATTGACATGAgacttgatataggagatgtctagataaaggaatgtattctgaactctaataatcgttCATGCTCACATAAAGCATAATGATTTATGTGGTGAaagtggcaggaggtcctagtcttgggacatattgggtccaagacattagaggattaaccctgtgtgtggttgggtgataaccccttgcgtctagactctgcagagtttagaaaccagcacaggcgcatacttcctttaaaattctatatcaagagtatgattTGGATATTGAGTCAAAGAGTCTTGTAATTGTTTACTTCACATGATTTGGATGCTTACTACTTTGTTGGATTATGACATGTTTTATCATTTGTTTGCTCgataacatgttaaaatattttactctagcttacccttctatccatgttttgtgttttggttggtttttcctttttgcaatgatcaccaatacTATTGGTGTGACTAGGTATGAAAACCGCTGGAGGTTCTCAGGGTGGTGATGATGCAACGATGTAGGGTGGTTCCCAAGGTCGGGATTGTGGCCCACTGTTGAGTCccttttgaagaactctttgtttatatttaaattctttaCTCTATGAGCACTCTTTTGCAAGACAATAGTACTCTTGTGTCCTTTTATGACATCGTAGTGTGCCTaaactttcttttcaaatatgttATGGACAATTGTAATAGTTAATATATGTATACTTCATGTTGTATGCTCATTTATACGATAATTATGTGATGTTTATTTACTAGATTTAGtctatttaaatgaaatgttacGTCAACTTTGATTTTATGAGTTttgaaaaggtaaaaaatactttaacttTTAAATCATATGAATCTTTAATTACCACATAAATAAACGATATAtctcacacacacatatatatatatatatatatatatatatatatatatatatataactttgaatttcttttaacaaaataaaaaaaattaagtcactttatttatatattttaatataagtaCGTTCCTTCAAAAGTTAAAACAACATCACATACTTTCTAAAATGAATTTAgtgatttaaattttacttcatTACCTATTATGTTTAccatcaaatttttgttattgggTATGGCATggtgaatttcaattttttttttaaatttctttaaacttttatatacaAATCTTTTTCGacactgaaaataaaaataaaatattttttctcactACTTCTTGTTATGGCATCTAGCAATGATCATGGATCTCAAGTCTAacctttaattttcatttattcaagtatggattaatataaaactaatcaatcaaaatgaaataaacaactatatttgtttaaataattagcttggtttaaaattttaaaattataaattcaatagTTCAAACATCAAAACTAAACATATAAATCTCGAATTAACTAAACTTattctatattaaaaatatttatttcatagtatgtaattctataattttatagCTTTTATGGTgggtaattctataactctaaaATTCTTAATTCTAtactagcgtaacacaggcgcgatatgtttgtatgcattttttaaatatgcgcgatattatattagtagatgataatattataatgttattaagttaatatttattaaaattatatttattaaaaataaagtgaaatatatcaaaacagataaaagaataatcattgataaataaagaagaagagaaaaaacaaagatatttgattttataataaatttataaaaataacaatcaattttttaaaatttaataaattattatctttaaaagataaaatcgatattttgaaaaattgacaCAAATTTTTTAGATTCTTAACATTTGAtatcattcattattttttctccATTTTATTGTATTTCCCTCTgtgaaataacaaatatatccatagttattttgaattgaaaaacaCGTTAATCGCAATTTTCATAATTCAAAGCATTACTTACTCCATATTCTGACACTAAACGACACCGCCACATCTTAAACGACGACCGTATCTGACAAACGGTGCCGGTTGCTGGTGCCACCGCCATTATTCCTATTTACACATCAAAACCATTCCTTTCGTTTTCTTCCCAAAACCTAATTTAGAGTTACTGGTAAGATTCAATTCCCCTTTCGTTCCTTATTCTACTCTGTGTGCCTGGTTTTGATGTAAGATGGAACCAGATGATTATTTTGGACTCTCGAGGGTAGTCAAATATTGAATCCATTATAAGCTTATTCAGCCAATTGGTGAATTGACATCACCGGAGACACcgctaacatttattttttttgggttTTCCAGTTGtgtaagaaattcaaaaactatattttttttaccagCAAATTTCATAAACTTATAAATGTATGATTTCAGTTGGTGATCGACTCCAATTCGGATTTGAAACCGCAGAGAGAATGAACAATTCTATCATGGCCTTTGCTCTGCTATTATTCCTTTGTTTGATAGGCTATTCAAACGCCGAAGAAGCTTTCGATGTTCGCAAGCACCTCTCCACTGTCTCTAGgtctctttcatttttcatttgcaattgattcaacaaattaaatattcttttcgCTCATTTTCTGggattttattatttcttttttatttcctagaaattttgataaaaattttgtattcatGTGTTTGTTGACTTTATTAAGTTGTTTGTCTTAATTGTCTTCGCAGATATGGTGCCGTGAAAGACATTGCTGATGATAACTTCGTTCCTTCAAAAATCCCGGAGGGATGTGTTCCGATCCATTTGAATCTTGTGGTAACTTTCCCGACTATTTGAAGTGTTTTTTGGTTGATTATGAATGTGTTATGTTGTTATCCTGTTTGCGGGAGAAAGGTACAATGGTGTTGAATTGAATCAAGGGTTAATATTTCTAGAATGTTTAGGTTTTGATTAGAACTTGATAGTTTTGAACCATCTGGTTGACTGGTTGCACTTAACTTAATGGAAGAGGATGGTGATGCTACTTTACTTAGGCAAGGCATGGAACTCGTTCTCCCACGAAGAAAAGGATAAGGGAGTTGGATAATTTGTCTGCTCATCTGGAAGATCTCGTGAGGGATGCAAAAGAGCGACATTTGCCTTTGGAGAGGTTTCCTTCCTGGCTGAATGGATGGAAATCTCCTTGGCAGGGAAGGCGTAGGGGTGGTGAATTAACTAGCAGAGGAGAGGAAGAACTATATGATCTTGGAATCAGGATTAGAGCCAAGTTTCCAAATTTGTTTGATGAAGAATACCATCCTGACGTATATCCTATTAAGGCATCTCAGGTGAGTTTATTTTcgattttgatattttagtttagtttttgtTACCACAATTTACAACACTAATAGCTTTTGGATGAGTAACATGGTGATTAATCTGAAGCAGAAAAGAGTATTTTGCTTCAAGTTGATGAGGGAGTGCTGATTTGATGCTGATTTGTTGCAGTTCCACTGTATTATTAACTGCAATATAACATATGGACTTGCCTTTGGACATTTGGAAGctacaaatttatttaactcACATCTCTCTTATCATGTAAACAGATTCACCGAGCATCTGCCAGTGCTGTGGCATTTGGTATGGGGCTTTTCAGGGGCAATGGAAGTCTTGGACCTGGGCGTCATCGAGCCTTTGCTGTTACAAGTGAAAGCCGTGCTAGTGACATACACCTGAGATTTCATGACTGCTGTCATAATTACAAGGTAAATTGTAGTCATGGTTGATTTTTATATGttcaacaaataacaaatttcacTAGACGCTAATAATAGCTTTGATACCATATTGAATATAGTAAAACTAGGTATatgattaatctcccttgtgtctAAGATACACAAAgggtaatatatttataataaagaatgatacaaatatatatggcaaccaaacataaatatagtaaatagaagatattgttacaaacaatatcaacaatatctaccaatatcaaacaatattaatgttttcttcattaaaataaaatgcaatatATCTAACACATTAATTACCAGTGTGtgacaaaatttaatgtaattgtagAATTTATAGTTAGACAATTTCATGTTTTAATGTCTATTTGAAAACGTGCTTGCTACCCATTATATAAAATCACTCAAGCTGAATGTCACCCTTTTTAAGTTGTAATTACTGATGACCATGTTTCTTGTGTCTGCTCATTTCATTGCCAAAGTTTCTTCTGCATGGAAAGTTTGCTAACAAATTTGCCTCGTTATCCCATTCTGAAGGaacttaacatattttaaatgaatttaaatttccAAATTTGCCTCATGTTTAGTTCATTGTTGGTTGAATGTGAAAGTTGTTGTTGTGTTTTCAAGAGGCTATATGACGTAATTTACAGGCAGCATGTGTAATTACTATTTGCCAAATATCTGAGCATGACTTTGTGGTTAAATGGACAATTTGGGATCTTCAATGTTCTTAAAGGCAGTGCTTATgcttactttgttactttttgtGTGTTGTGTAATTCTTCTTGGGTTATGGTGCAGGCTTATAGGAAAAACCAGGAACCTGCAGTTAGTAAACTTAAGGAACCCATTTTGGATGAGATTACATCTGCACTGATTGGACGCCATGGACTTAATTTTACTAGGCAGGATACATCTTCTATCTGGTTTTTGTGTAAACAggttattacaaattttaataccgGAAACTTTTGTTCTTACCAGTTTGAGTTTGTAAATAATCATTTAACTGAGGTTTTGGAGAttgataattttctttctttttcattgctTAATCTGTCGTTATTTTGACAGGAAGCATCCTTGTTGGATATAACTAATCAAGCGTGTGGTCTTTTCAACCCTTCTGAGGTGCTTTTGTTTTGTAGTCATTATACGATGCAATCTATGATCTAATCTTAACGATCTCCTCTTTGAAtgtctataaatatttaaataaaga
This portion of the Vigna unguiculata cultivar IT97K-499-35 chromosome 6, ASM411807v1, whole genome shotgun sequence genome encodes:
- the LOC114188689 gene encoding multiple inositol polyphosphate phosphatase 1, translated to MNNSIMAFALLLFLCLIGYSNAEEAFDVRKHLSTVSRYGAVKDIADDNFVPSKIPEGCVPIHLNLVARHGTRSPTKKRIRELDNLSAHLEDLVRDAKERHLPLERFPSWLNGWKSPWQGRRRGGELTSRGEEELYDLGIRIRAKFPNLFDEEYHPDVYPIKASQIHRASASAVAFGMGLFRGNGSLGPGRHRAFAVTSESRASDIHLRFHDCCHNYKAYRKNQEPAVSKLKEPILDEITSALIGRHGLNFTRQDTSSIWFLCKQEASLLDITNQACGLFNPSEIELLEWTDDLEMFILKGYGKSLNYRMGVPLLEDVFQSMEQAIIAKEERHPSGSFEKARLRFAHAETLVPFSCLLGLFLEGSDIKKIQKEQPLQQPPMPPQKRKWRGSTVAPFAGNNILVLYSCPAPDKAISKHFVQVLHNEHPIPLPGCDGSDLCPFELFKEKIVAPHQKHDYHTVCNPKLEHEPSGSKFFQIFQWLFSSAKGDNYSKDEF